Sequence from the Pseudomonas sp. LS.1a genome:
TTGACCATGTTCGAGATGCCACTGCCCGAGCCTGTACCACGGCCACCGGCCAGGTTGGGCAACTGGGTCTGATTGTTGAGGTTGCCGCCCAGGTTGTTGGTCTGCTGGGTAATCAGCGTGCTGATACCCGCACCGCTGCTGATGTTGGCGAAGTCGCCATCACTCAGTTCGCTGGTTTGCTTGAGGATGTGGGCGGAAGGGTTGGCGTTGGCGGTGGTGGGGTTCGGGTCGGGTCGCAACGGCGGGACCACGGCGTTGCGTGTCTGCACATCACGGGTTATCACGATGATGCCGTTGTCGGCCTGGGCCGTCAGGCTCAACGAGCCCAGCACACAGCTCATCAGCAACAGGTAATAAAGGCCTTTGTCAGGTTTCCTCACGACGGCAACTCCTTCTATAGAACGCTGGCCCTGTTCAGCGATACGAAGGAGCGAGCAGAAGGTGTGCCGCTTTTGAGAAGCGTTTTCAGATCAACAGCTTAAGGTCAATGCCTGACAAACTGCGGCGTATTCTGTCTCAGGGTTGAAACAGGCAGCCGTGAGCGCTGCCGGCAAAGCCCGTGGTGGCCTTGATTGGAAGGGTCTTTGCAAGGGTGTATCAGCGGCTTGACACTACCCCCGAAGCAGGGGGAAACCCCGCAATTTCGGGGCCTTTGCCCCTTGGAGTGTGTCAGTGGGTTAACATTCGGTGGGGCAGGATGGCGCATCGCTATCAATGAGCTTAGCCACTGTTTGCAGTGCCAGCAACTGGCGCTGTGGCCAATTGCCTTCAATTATTTGGTATGCCTGGTCATGCCGTTGCAGCCAGTGCAGGCTGTCGTCGAAAAAGCGCTGGCGGTCGCTCAGTTCGGGCTGGCTGCGCTGGCCATCGGCAACCCAATCCACGCCCTGCGGGCTTAGCAACAGATGCAGGTGGTAATGCCGCGCCAGCAAAGCCTGTTCCAGCCAGGCAGGGCAGTCGTCGAAGAGAGCGTGGCTCCAGAGCATGTTGCTGAGCAGGTGGGTGTCGAGAATCAGTAGCGGCGGCGCCTGCTCGCGGGCGTGGTCTTCCCAGGCCAGCTGGCCGCGGGCGATGGTGGGGATATCGGCGTAGCAGGTGTCGCGGCCTTCCTGGTCGATGAAGTGGCGCACGTATTCGGCCACCACCACGCCGCCGAAATGCGCCTGGATCACCCCGCTGAGCCAGCTTTTGCCGCTGGATTCCGGGCCGCACAGCACCACCACTTTCATGGCCTGCGCCGCGCTCATGGCTGCACCAGCGCCGGGTCACGGCGCCATTCCAGCCAGCCGCGCACGGCAATCAGGGTCAGCACGGCGAAGAAGCCCGCGGTGAAGTACAGCTGCTGGTGCAGGTACAAGCCCACGTAGACGATGTCTACCACCACCCACAGCGGCCAGCACTGCAGGCGCTTCTGCGCCATCCACAGTTGTGCCACCAGGCTGAAGCCGGTCAGGCTGGCGTCCAGCCAGGGCAGGGCGGCGTCGGTCCAGTTGGCCATGGCCGCGCCCAGGGCGGCGCTCAGCAGCACCCCGACGGCCAGGCCGGTGAACAATGCCGGGCGTTGCAGGCGTGAGACCTGCCGGGCGTCTTCAGCATGGCCTGGGCGCTTCCATTGCCACCAGCCGTAAACTTGCAGGATGGCGTAGGCCAGTTGCAGCAGCATGCCTGAATACAGCTTTACTTCGTAGAACAGCCAGCCATAGATCAGCACCATGACCAGGCCGATCGGCCAGCACCAGGCGTTCTGCTTGACCGTGAGCCAGACAGCGGTGACGCCGAGGACGGCGGCGATGAGTTCAAGGCCGGACATCGGCGATCCTTGGAGACTACGGGAGGGGCGTGATTGTAGCGGGTCGGTTGGGGAAGGTGTAGGGCGTTGGGGCCACTCCCACAGGACTGCACATGACTCATTGAGTTAGCAGGGAGCCTGTGGGAGCGGCTTTAGCCGCGAATACCGGCGCAGCCGGTGCCAAGCACCGCGCTGGATTCTTCGCGGCTAAAGCCGCTCCCACAGGGTACGCGGATTGCTTGCAATTTCAGTTATCTACGCGACCACAGGGGCTTGGCCTTATACCCGGAACTGCCGCAACAGCTGCTCCAGCTCTTCGCTCAACTGCCCCAGTGCCGCCCCGGCATCGCTGGACTGCCGCGCCGCATCGGCGGTCTGCTGGGACAACCCCGCCGTATCCAGCACATTGCGGTTGATCTCTTCGACCACGTGCGACTGCTGCAAGGTGGCGCTGGCAATGGAGGCATTCAACGCGGTGAGGTTGTTCAGCGCCTGGTTGATGGCATCCAGGCTGGCACCGGCCTCGCGGGCCTGCTCGACGGTCTGGCGCGAGGCCTCGCTGCTGGTGTCGATGGCTTTGACCGCAGCGTCCGACTGGCTTTGCAGGTGCTCGATCATGGTATGGATCTCGGCCGTCGACTGCGCCGTGCGCTGGGCCAGCAGGCGGACCTCGTCGGCGACAACGGCAAAGCCACGGCCTTGCTCGCCGGCCCGCGCCGCCTCGATGGCTGCGTTCAGCGCCAGCAGGTTGGTCTGTTCGGCGATGGAGCGGATCACGTCCAGCACACCACCGATGCGCGTGCTGTGCCCGGCCAGGTCACGGATCACCTGCACGGCCTGGTCGATGGTCAGCGACAGCCGGTCGATCTGCGCCAGGCTGCCGTGAATGGCCTCCTGACCGTGTGCCACCTGCTGTTGCGCGGTGCGCATTTCCCCGGCAGCCTGCTCGGCGGTCTTGGCCACGTCCTGCACGGCGTAGGTCACTTCGTTGACCGCAGTGGCCACCTGGTCCATCTGCAACGATTGCTGGGCACTGTGCTGTTGCGCGGCCCCGGCATTGTCGCCGACATGTCCGGCGGACTGGGCCAGGGCATGTGCTGCCCCTTGCAACTGGCCGATCACGCCTTGCAGCTTGCCGTTGAAGCGGTTGAAGTGCTCGCCCAGCTGGGTGATTTCGTCGCGACCGTGAGTGTCCAGGCGCCGGGTCAGGTCGCTTTCGCCGCTGGCGATGTTACCCATGGCCTGCACTGCCTCTTGCAACGGGCGGGCGATGCTGCGGGCAATCAGCATGACCACCAGCGCCATCAGCAGAGCAATGGCCACGCCCACCAGCGAGGCATCGCGCAACTGACGGGCGAATTCGGCCTGCACGTCGTCGACGTACACGCCTGAGCCGATGATCCAGCCCCACGGCTTGAACAGCTGGATATAGGACGTCTTGGCCACCGGCTCGCTGGCACCGGGCTTGGGCCAGCGGTAGTTGACCGGCCCGGCATCCTGCTGTCGGGCCAGGGCGACCATCTCGTTGAAGACGGCAAAGCCATCGGGGTCGCGGATGGCCGACAGGTCCTGGCCGTCGAGCTTGGGGTTGGCCGGATGCATGATCATCTTCGGCCCCAGGTCGTTGATCCAGAAGTAGTCATCGTGGTCGTAGCGCAGCGCGCGTACCACTTGCAGTGCCTGTTGCTGGGCGGCTTCGCGGCTGAGCGTGCCGGCCGCCTCCAGGCCTTGGTAATAGGCCAGCACACCGGCTGC
This genomic interval carries:
- the pnuC gene encoding nicotinamide riboside transporter PnuC: MSGLELIAAVLGVTAVWLTVKQNAWCWPIGLVMVLIYGWLFYEVKLYSGMLLQLAYAILQVYGWWQWKRPGHAEDARQVSRLQRPALFTGLAVGVLLSAALGAAMANWTDAALPWLDASLTGFSLVAQLWMAQKRLQCWPLWVVVDIVYVGLYLHQQLYFTAGFFAVLTLIAVRGWLEWRRDPALVQP
- a CDS encoding AAA family ATPase, producing MSAAQAMKVVVLCGPESSGKSWLSGVIQAHFGGVVVAEYVRHFIDQEGRDTCYADIPTIARGQLAWEDHAREQAPPLLILDTHLLSNMLWSHALFDDCPAWLEQALLARHYHLHLLLSPQGVDWVADGQRSQPELSDRQRFFDDSLHWLQRHDQAYQIIEGNWPQRQLLALQTVAKLIDSDAPSCPTEC
- a CDS encoding methyl-accepting chemotaxis protein; the encoded protein is MDQVATAVNEVTYAVQDVAKTAEQAAGEMRTAQQQVAHGQEAIHGSLAQIDRLSLTIDQAVQVIRDLAGHSTRIGGVLDVIRSIAEQTNLLALNAAIEAARAGEQGRGFAVVADEVRLLAQRTAQSTAEIHTMIEHLQSQSDAAVKAIDTSSEASRQTVEQAREAGASLDAINQALNNLTALNASIASATLQQSHVVEEINRNVLDTAGLSQQTADAARQSSDAGAALGQLSEELEQLLRQFRV